The DNA segment caggagaatggcgtgaacacatgaggcggagcttgtagtgagctgagatcgtgcccccgcactccagcctgggcaacagaacgaaactccatctcaaaaaaaaaaagaaactgaattctaatatatgcatttccAATAACATACCTAAGTGGGACTGGCTTGTCATTATGGTGTTGGTGATAACTGCCAggctatattttgttttaaacaatcTTTCATATTCATGGTGCGGTACTGACATTTTATGGATTCAGTAAGCTATGGATATTTCCATTTCATGGGTATTAGAATTGTGTTGAACTGGTATATCACAGAATGCTCACAAATTTTAATCCATCCGTATTAAAGTGAAACTGCTatttcaatatatgcagaaaacaaCATACTGGATATTTTCACCTCTGGGATAAATGTTCAAAAGGAAGAGAACGTCCTGGTTTTaagattttataaaagaaatctaTCTCTAGTACCAAATACCATATTGAGATTATAATATTCTTGCAGTCTAAATTTAAGCTATTGTGGAAACTTTTGCATtgtaaaaagaaaagttcatgtgtgtgtgtgagacatcAAAGTGTATCATAGATAATCCTAAAACAATGTAACAATCATTTAACCCAAAGTCAGTGCCCTTTAAATGGAAtatatctttttcattatttggttataaaatatacagaaggTACTGGGGAAGCAACAATGGAAGAGGCAGAAGCATTCTtggccctcaaggagcttacactCTACAGAGCAATACTAACATTGAGCAATTACAAGTACAATACAAAAGGAGCTTATATGTGGGAAGCTAACCTCTGAGGCAGGgatgaaatttaaaacttttaatgtcATCCTATGCATTGTTAAGGAAGCAGGGAAAACTCAGGAAATAACTGCATTAAGACATTTGAGCAAGGGTAAAACAGAAGGAGAAAACCTCAGCTCTTGACTTGAAACAGACAACCTATTCAAGATttcaggtgcttttttttttttttttttttgagacggagtctcgttcttgtcccctaggctggagtacaatggtgctatctcagctcactgcaacctccgactcccaggttcaagcgattctcctgcctcagcctgtcgagtagctgggattacaggcacctgacaccatgcccagctaatttttgtatttttagtagagacggggtttcaccatgttggccaggctggtcttggactcccgacctcaggtgatccgcctgcctcggcctcccaaagtagtgggattacaggcatgagccaccgcacccagccagatttcaggtgcttttaaaaaagtaactgaaattttatttttacttaattcctttatatatatatatatatctgaaattaaggcaaaaagcATGATATGAGACCCAAAAAATCTCATACCCTACTCAACCAACTAAGTGTTTAGGACCTAAACAGGGCAAAAGATTTCAATAGCACTAACAGCTCAAGGAATGTATAGGTTAAACCTTTTGTTTTACATCCAGAAAATCAGAAAACTCGGCTAAACATTGTATATATcagaaggttttaaaaataatttgtaagattTAATCTTACCAAAGAACGCTTACTCATTTAAAGACATCTTTATAGCAGCCCTTCATATCATCACTGGAAACTGTTTATTAAAAGGGAGGAGTATGGGATACAGAAATAGCATGAATCAAAATCTCACACTTAATCCTTTAATGTTAATTGGATTTCAGACTGAGTGAAGTCTGACTAAAAATCACAGCAATGGGACAAAGCACTGCTTTGTTTTAAAACTGCACATGTGCTTTCTCCCCTGAGAACCTTTGGTTTAGACTTTTTGTACAGTAAGACATTTCATTAAATATGGTTAGATTTGCAGTCTAAGACCTTAAGTGACACACTCAATGACAACATTCTTATAAATTATAGGCAATTATAAGTCCTCCTTCtggtttctcttctgtgcttcataaatatgtacatcttTTTCAGGATCATAGTGAACCTTTCTCACAGTAAATTGCCTCTCCAGCATTGCTAAGAAGTTGTTATCCCGTTCATAGCGAATTCGGCATGCTAAAAGAATCACAGAGTGATTGCTACAGAGATGTTCCAGTGTTTGAAGAAGATCTGTGAATGTTTCTTCTAAATATATGATATCAGCTCCAAGTATCAGGTCAAATTCTCCAGGAGAAAAACTCCCCAAATTTTGTCCCCAAGTCAGCTCCTTAACAACAGTTTTGGGTTGGATATGAGGAGGTAAGTTGGCTTGAACGTTTGATTTAAGAAATTCTAATGCTACTTTTCGATCCGTGATAGTCACATGAGCACCTACAATGTGGAACAAAGAAAAAGTGATGTGCACATCAGTACAATTCTGTTAGGTAGAGAGGGGGTCAAGTTAAATGTAGTGTCTCTTAAATATTGCATCTGATATGAAGAATATCAGTCATGCCTTTCATGGACAGCTGCAATAGAAAAATGACTCACAGCTCCTTTTGCATTAACTACTGGTAAAAGTGACTCTTGATTTGCCTCTATGACATACCTGCTATTTGCTAAAATTGTGCCTATAAATTGcagaattggctgggtgcggtggctcatgcctttaatcccagcactttgggaggccaaagcgggaggatcacctgaggtcagtagttggagaccagcctggccaacatggccaactaaaaatacaaaattagccaggcgtggtggcgggcacctgtaatcccagctactcgggaggctgaggcaggggaatcacttaaacctgggaggcggaggttgcagtgagctgagatctagccactgcactccagcctgggtgacaagagccaaactccatctcaaaaaaaaaaaaaaaaaaaggtagaattaGCCAGTGACACGGCTGATGCttctgaattctgccaacagagCTGGCCCATACTTTATTCATTGGGTCATTATCTTTAAGTCAGTTGGCCGCAGGGTAAAATGGAATCCAAGAATGAAAAATCTGGGagcaggccaggtatggtggctcatgcctgtaatcccagcacttagggaggctgaggcgggagaagcccttgagcccaggaattcaagaccagcctgggtaacacagggagactccatctctacaaataattttttttttaattaagcacagtgcacacctgtggtcctaggtactcaggaggcggaggtgggataTCATGTGAGcgtgggagatcaaggctgcagtgaactgttattgtgcctgggcaacagagcaacacccagtatcaaaaaaatatatatatatttgggagcAGACTATTATTGCAAAGATGACAAGATACCAAAAACAGGGAAAGGCTGTTTTGTAAGGTTACCGTTTAAAAAAGAATCATGGAAGAAATAAATTGGCTACTAAGAAATCCCAGTCCACTTCTCCTTAGGCTGTTATGAAGCAGCCAACTTaacatgttttacatatataattattgaaaaattgtaagcttaaaaattaattttattaatgtagGTTAAAACGCTTGTTCTTAATGCTAAGTTTCTACACACAGTGTAGGAAAATTAAACTGTTTCTTATGGGTTGTTGATAAaaagatcctttttttttgacCAATGTGGGTAAAAGAAGAACTTAAGGTGGAGCAAGCACATAAGGTCAGGTCGGATACACCTCATCTACGTTGTAGGAAAGATATAATATGTGTAATACTCTTTACTTCTGGCCCCAgaaattctgaaatttaaaattatgtttcaatctttcttaaaattctttccttttgcaTCCTTCTTCAGTTTGTAATCTTCACAGGTAATCTTCCCACAGGATTCCAGACTAGTTGCAGTAAGCACTATTTCAGTGGCAGCTGATACTCAGTGTTTCTTATCTTGACACATAAGTTAGGGCAGTAATTCAATTTGACATTTACAGTCCTAGTATGAGATACTGATGAAAATGCTCAATTTGTTAGATTTTACAAGCCTGAACCTACCACTTTGACCATTCGTTGCTAGACAGTGTGTTGCTCAATGGACAGATTTCAATGACAGTTTTcatcttttctgaaaataaaaattgcagaCAGCCAGGCCGAGTAGCTcaacctgtaatccgagcactttgggaggccgaggcaggagcatcacttgagcccaggagttcaagaccagccctgacaacatagagagatcccatctccacaaaaaataaaaaaattagccaggcgtggtggcattattcaagaggctaaggtgggaagatcactggagcccagaaggtcaaggctgcacttaAACAAcaactttaggccaggcgcggtggctccagcctgtaatcccagcactttgggaggccgaggcaggtggatcatgaggtcaagagatcaagaccatcctggccaacatggtgaaaccccgtctctactaaaactacaaaaattagctgggcatggtggcacgtgcctgtagtcccagctactcaggaggccgaggcaggaaaattgcttgaacctaggaagtggaagttgcagtgagctgagatcgcaccactgcactccagcctggcgacagagtgagactccgtctaaaaaaaaaaaaaaaaaagaaagaacaacttTAACTTAGCACTTAAAGAGCAAGTATTTTCACTTACATTACTGTCATACAATTCAGTAATTTTTCAATGATTATGTATGTATTAAACACATATAGATTGGCTGCTTCATAACAGCCTAAGGAGAGGTGGACTGGGATTTCTTAATAGCCAATTTCTctcttctatgatttttttttttttttttccgaatatacagagagggttttgccatgttgtccaggctggcctccaacccctgggctcaagcaatccacccgtcttggcctcccaaagtgctgggattataggcgtgagccactgtactcagccctatcattcttttttaaaattttaacctcACGAAACAGGCTTTCtctatttttggtattttgtcaTCTGAGcaatgagccatggtcatgccactgcactctagcctgggcaacagagcgagaccctatctcttaaaaaaaaaaaaatgcagacagCCTTTTCCAAGGTTTGAGTTAGAACTGTATCTCTGAATTTCTTAACAGTACACAGAACACTCTGCAGGCAATACTGGAGTGACTGAGTCATCTGCATATCACCTCAGTGTTCCTTTTACCAGCTCATACATAAAGGCCTTCTCTAATGCCTGTCCCAAGCATTTCAAAGGCTACTTCTAACCTGGTAGGTATTCCAGAAGTCTGAAT comes from the Symphalangus syndactylus isolate Jambi chromosome 8, NHGRI_mSymSyn1-v2.1_pri, whole genome shotgun sequence genome and includes:
- the METTL21A gene encoding protein N-lysine methyltransferase METTL21A isoform X2 → MALVPYEETTEFGLQKFHKPLATFSFANHTIQIRQNWRHLGVAAVVWDAAIVLSTYLEMGAVELRGRSAVELGAGTGLVGIVAALLGAHVTITDRKVALEFLKSNVQANLPPHIQPKTVVKELTWGQNLGSFSPGEFDLILGADIIYLEETFTDLLQTLEHLCSNHSVILLACRIRYERDNNFLAMLERQFTVRKVHYDPEKDVHIYEAQKRNQKEDL
- the METTL21A gene encoding protein N-lysine methyltransferase METTL21A isoform X1, yielding MALVPYEETTEFGLQKFHKPLATFSFANHTIQIRQNWRHLGVAAVVWDAAIVLSTYLEMGAVELRGRSAVELGAGTGLVGIVAALLALKSSIKPLLVHCLLFFSGAHVTITDRKVALEFLKSNVQANLPPHIQPKTVVKELTWGQNLGSFSPGEFDLILGADIIYLEETFTDLLQTLEHLCSNHSVILLACRIRYERDNNFLAMLERQFTVRKVHYDPEKDVHIYEAQKRNQKEDL